The DNA sequence AAGCGTCGGGGTCGATCTCCGCAGGATCTGCATCTTCGTCCTCCCATTCAATCATTTCCCGCGATTCATGTTCGCTGCCCGGAAATACGGTTTGGCTGCCAGTCGATCGGACTTCTACGATCATCCCTGCCGACTTGGATTTATGCTTCGTCGTCGACACAGGCGATTTCACGCGGTACAGGCGGTGCGAGCGAGGTTTGCTCGGGCGACCGAATTGCGCCGGCGTCGGAGGCAGTAACTGGTCAGCCAATGCGACCGCTAGGGGATGGTCGAGATCGACATCGATCAGCCAGCCGGAAGGTTCCCCGAGTAGCACACCGATGTTCTGCGGAGCGCCGTTGAAGTGGTTGGGGAGTTCCCGTTCCGCCAAACGCAGCTGTTGCCAGCTGGCGAAGCCGGGATTCTTGCTCCGCGTGGGAATTGGCACCACCCGCCAACCACGTCGCACGTAACGAATTGCTGTTTCAAGCGCGGACATCCGAGCACCGCATTGCACGGCGGTTCCATCCTGATCGATAGAGCCAAGGCCACAATGAACGTCGTCAGCGATCCACCGGCGACGAGGTTAATTACGTTCTGGCGACGACGTTCTGATCGACCAGCGCGATTACGTCCGACCAACGAACGCGGCGGCTCTTGCCGAGCTTCACGTACGGCAGTTCCCCAGTTTCCATCAATTGGTAAACCTTGCTACGGCT is a window from the Planctomycetia bacterium genome containing:
- a CDS encoding helix-turn-helix domain-containing protein, producing the protein MASVADERRPTTLDAAGLQPVRAVAEFLAISRSKVYQLMETGELPYVKLGKSRRVRWSDVIALVDQNVVART